From Pararge aegeria chromosome 9, ilParAegt1.1, whole genome shotgun sequence, the proteins below share one genomic window:
- the LOC120626599 gene encoding esterase E4-like yields the protein MNMNVFQCLVVVCLVNRVVGDVIVETKSGKVAGKEVKSIIRNESYFSFLSIPYAEPPIGKRRFKPPVPHLGWKDIYDAKKERKHCAQQFIPQRKVDRYGFWGDEDCLHLSIHTPNLPTNQHMEKPVIVFLYNENFRVSYNATKEYGPDFFMIEDVILVSLNYRLGFLGFASFEDTLIPGNNGIRDVLLALKWLKENIQYFGGNPHNITLMGNSGGAVIVDILLQSPKSKGLFSAAILQSGSSWHPSYIDTKPKQRAIALAQVLEVKPETSEELIEKLSDIDANKITDAELYLIHPDESMSTQRDIVQFGPVVEIDHDDAIVSKLPEDNLNKLSVPVMIGFNSREAIEINERYLHNPEYLRIADRYFIMTFPRRVDYHFDINAKIYKKAIKEIRNYYFNDGYIREDKPGEFLNYIGDIVSFYPIDYTVRKYTNTSYAPVYYYMFHYSGKLNFRKITSLNDALNIDGTWGASVGDELCYLFVCKKWRKVYKNLFDQEHSDEIKVLTMMVKLYTNFAKTGNPTPPGSNFIWKPASLENRECLIISDKLEIKSNLYEEKITFWDDFIEKYEKYAINGVVKDAVKNEL from the exons TAGTAGTTTGTTTGGTAAATAGAGTGGTCGGGGATGTCATAGTTGAAACTAAGTCAGGAAAAGTAGCTGGTAAAGAAGTCAAGTCAATAATCCGTAATGAAAGTTACTTTTCCTTTTTAAGCATTCCTTATGCTGAACCCCCTATTGGAAAACGAAGGTTTAAg CCACCGGTCCCTCATTTAGGATGGAAAGATATTTATGACGCCAAAAAAGAACGAAAACACTGTGCTCAGCAGTTTATACCGCAGAGAAAGGTTGATAGATATGGATTTTGGGGAGATGAAGACTGTTTGCATTTGAGTATACACACTCCTAATTTACCAACTAACCAGCATATGGAAAAACCTgttatagtatttttgtataatgaAAACTTTAGGGTATCCTATAATGCTACTAAAGAGTACGGACCAGACTTTTTTATGATAGAAGACGTTATTTTAGTTTCTTTAAATTACAGGCTAGGATTCTTAGGATTTGCATCATTTGAAGATACATTAATTCCTGGTAATAATGGCATAAGAGATGTGTTATTAGCTTTAAAATGGCTAAAAGAGAATATTCAGTACTTTGGTGGTAACCCACATAATATTACTCTTATGGGTAATAGTGGAGGGGCAGTTATAGTTGATATATTACTACAGAGTCCAAAATCCAAAGGGTTGTTCAGTGCAGCAATTTTACAAAGTGGTTCCTCTTGGCATCCCTCTTACATTGATACTAAGCCAAAACAAAGAGCTATTGCCTTAGCACAGGTACTTGAAGTGAAACCGGAAACAAGCGAggagcttatagaaaaattatctGACATTGATGCAAACAAAATCACAGATGCAGAACTATATCTTATACACCCAGATGAATCTATGTCGACTCAAAGAGACATTGTCCAATTTGGACCTGTTGTTGAAATTGATCACGACGATGCAATAGTATCAAAGCTTCCAGAAGATAACTTAAATAAACTGTCGGTACCGGTGATGATAGGTTTTAATTCAAGAGAAgcaatagaaataaatgaacGCTACCTTCATAATCCAGAATACCTAAGAATCGctgatagatattttattatgacaTTTCCACGAAGAGTAGACTATCATTTTGATATTAatgctaaaatatataaaaaagctataaaagaaatcagaaattattactttaatgaTGGATATATAAGGGAAGATAAACCAggtgaatttttgaattatattggAGATATCGTAAGTTTTTATCCAATAGATTATACTGTtagaaaatatacaaatacgTCCTATGCACCTGTTTACTATTACATGTTTCATTATAGTGGCAAATTAAACTTTCGCAAGATAACAAGTTTAAATGATGCTTTGAATATTGATGGCACTTGGGGAGCATCTGTTGGTGATGAGTTATGTTACTTATTTGTTTGCAAAAAATGGAGAAAAGtgtacaaaaatttatttgatcAAGAACACTCGGATGAAATAAAAGTCTTAACAATGATGGTTAAATTGTACACAAATTTTGCTAAAACTGG AAATCCTACGCCTCCTGGAAGCAACTTTATTTGGAAACCAGCTTCCTTAGAAAACCGAGAGTGTTTAATCATTAGTGACAAACTTGAAATCAAATCTAATTTATATGaggaaaaaattacattttgggATGACttcatagaaaaatatgaaaagtaTGCCATCAATGGCGTAGTCAAAGACGCGGTCAAAAATGAACTATAa